One genomic region from Natrinema caseinilyticum encodes:
- a CDS encoding class 1 fructose-bisphosphatase, whose product MPVTDPDPVDDVVATIARSAAEIRQGLVGRRGKADAENPSGETQAEADVWADELLADRLSSIDGVGEYASEERSEIIDTGDEQVSVAVDPLDGSSNLKSNNTMGTVFGIYDEPLPAPGSALVASGWVLYGPITTMASARDGSVTKYELTGGERTVVEEDVTLPDDPLVYGFGGRVPHWHDDFREYVREIESNPDHKLRYGGAMIGDVNQVLTYGGIFAYPALEDDPRGKLRLQFEGNPIAYLIEAAGGRSSDGSQSILEVEPTDLHDRVPLHVGNAEFIDRLEDAL is encoded by the coding sequence ATGCCGGTCACCGATCCCGATCCGGTCGACGACGTCGTCGCCACGATCGCCCGCTCGGCGGCCGAGATCCGCCAGGGACTGGTCGGTCGCCGGGGGAAAGCCGACGCGGAGAACCCCAGCGGCGAGACACAGGCCGAGGCCGATGTCTGGGCCGACGAACTGCTCGCCGACCGGCTGTCGTCGATCGACGGCGTCGGCGAGTACGCGAGCGAGGAACGGTCCGAGATCATCGACACCGGCGACGAACAGGTCTCCGTCGCGGTCGATCCCCTCGACGGCTCGTCGAACCTCAAATCGAACAACACGATGGGGACGGTGTTTGGCATCTACGACGAACCCCTCCCCGCGCCGGGTTCCGCGCTCGTCGCGTCCGGCTGGGTCCTCTACGGCCCGATTACGACGATGGCGTCCGCCCGGGACGGCTCGGTCACGAAGTACGAACTCACCGGCGGCGAGCGAACGGTCGTCGAGGAGGACGTCACCCTGCCCGACGATCCGCTCGTCTACGGCTTCGGCGGCCGGGTTCCCCACTGGCACGACGACTTCCGGGAGTACGTCCGCGAGATCGAGTCGAACCCCGATCACAAGCTCCGGTACGGCGGCGCGATGATCGGCGATGTCAACCAGGTGCTGACCTACGGCGGCATCTTCGCCTACCCCGCCCTCGAGGACGACCCCCGCGGAAAACTCCGCCTGCAGTTCGAGGGGAACCCGATCGCGTATCTCATCGAAGCGGCCGGCGGTCGCTCGTCCGACGGGAGTCAGTCGATACTCGAGGTCGAACCGACCGACCTCCACGACAGGGTGCCGCTACACGTCGGCAACGCCGAGTTTATCGATCGGCTCGAGGACGCGCTCTAG
- a CDS encoding macro domain-containing protein: MDYDVIQGDIADQSADALVNAAGTSLRMGSGVAGALRRGAGDAINEAAMEAGPVDLGAVAVTDAYALEAEYVIHAATMPHYGDGNATSESIRNATRNALERADELGCRSLVVPALGCGVAGFDLVDGAEIIGEVIDAYEPTTLEDVRLIAYSDAEYEAMAAATGNGTERR; this comes from the coding sequence ATGGACTACGACGTCATCCAGGGAGACATCGCCGACCAGTCCGCTGACGCACTCGTCAACGCGGCCGGGACGAGCCTTCGAATGGGCTCCGGCGTCGCCGGTGCGCTCCGGCGCGGCGCCGGCGACGCGATCAACGAAGCGGCGATGGAAGCCGGCCCGGTCGATCTCGGGGCGGTCGCGGTCACGGACGCCTACGCCCTCGAGGCCGAGTACGTCATTCACGCCGCCACGATGCCCCATTACGGCGACGGGAACGCGACGTCCGAGAGCATCCGAAACGCGACGCGAAACGCCCTCGAGCGAGCGGACGAACTCGGCTGTCGGTCGCTCGTCGTGCCGGCGCTCGGGTGTGGCGTCGCCGGTTTCGACCTCGTAGACGGCGCCGAGATCATCGGCGAGGTGATCGACGCATACGAGCCGACGACTCTCGAGGACGTCCGCTTGATCGCCTACAGCGACGCGGAGTACGAGGCGATGGCGGCCGCGACTGGAAACGGAACGGAGCGGCGCTAA
- a CDS encoding glycosyltransferase has product MHAPSLPDRSIDAYASVTDRDRLERLRSLAEGLSDARILHVSSTATGGGVAELLRSIVPVCNDLGIHTDWLVMDADDDFFEVTKAVHNGLQGSAEPLTDEMKATYREVTARNAAEIEDEYDIVVAHDPQPLGMLERLEERLPDAPIVWRCHVDLTDPVDEYGAFVSAYADRIDHGIFSRSAYAKAIDVPKTSVVYPSIDPVTEKNRSLDEAERATERDRLDPLSFDAPVVTQVSRFDPWKDQFGTLEAYRSAREDVPELQLALAGGMAGDDPEGLMLYERIAEEAVDDPDVHVLANLPDTTVNALQRLSDVVVQKSIREGFGLVVSEALWKRTPVVGSTVGGIPLQVEDGRNGYLVEPDDAAAAADRIVALLEDDERRTEFGVNAREHVRKRFLLPRQLVDLLEIFVETLNRDGR; this is encoded by the coding sequence ATGCACGCACCCTCGTTACCGGACCGATCGATCGACGCGTACGCCTCCGTGACGGACCGCGACCGCCTCGAGCGACTTCGTTCGCTCGCCGAGGGGCTTTCGGACGCCCGGATCCTCCACGTCAGTTCGACGGCGACCGGCGGCGGGGTCGCGGAACTGCTCCGTTCGATCGTGCCGGTCTGCAACGACCTCGGTATCCACACCGACTGGCTCGTCATGGACGCCGACGACGACTTCTTCGAAGTCACGAAGGCGGTCCACAACGGCCTCCAGGGCAGCGCCGAGCCGTTGACCGACGAGATGAAAGCAACCTATCGCGAGGTGACAGCACGGAACGCGGCCGAGATCGAGGACGAATACGATATCGTCGTCGCCCACGATCCACAGCCGCTCGGCATGCTCGAGCGACTCGAGGAGCGGCTGCCGGACGCGCCGATCGTCTGGCGGTGTCACGTCGATCTCACCGACCCGGTCGACGAGTACGGCGCGTTCGTGTCGGCGTACGCGGATCGGATCGATCACGGAATTTTCAGCCGCTCCGCGTACGCGAAGGCGATCGACGTTCCGAAGACGAGCGTCGTCTACCCGTCGATCGATCCGGTGACGGAGAAGAACCGATCGCTCGACGAGGCGGAGCGAGCGACCGAACGGGACCGACTCGATCCGCTCTCGTTCGACGCGCCGGTCGTCACGCAGGTGTCGCGCTTCGATCCCTGGAAGGATCAGTTCGGAACGCTCGAGGCGTATCGCAGCGCTCGGGAGGACGTCCCGGAACTCCAGTTGGCGCTTGCTGGCGGGATGGCCGGCGACGATCCGGAGGGGCTGATGCTGTACGAGCGAATCGCCGAGGAGGCGGTCGACGATCCGGACGTCCACGTCCTGGCGAATCTCCCGGACACGACGGTGAATGCACTCCAGCGACTGTCGGACGTCGTCGTCCAGAAATCCATACGCGAGGGGTTCGGACTCGTCGTATCGGAGGCACTCTGGAAGCGCACGCCGGTCGTCGGATCGACGGTCGGCGGGATTCCGCTGCAGGTCGAGGACGGCCGGAACGGCTACCTCGTCGAGCCGGACGACGCGGCGGCCGCCGCCGATCGAATCGTCGCGCTCCTCGAGGACGACGAGCGGAGAACCGAGTTCGGCGTGAACGCCCGGGAACACGTCCGAAAACGTTTCTTGCTCCCACGTCAGCTCGTGGATCTCCTCGAGATTTTCGTCGAGACGCTGAACCGTGACGGCCGATAG
- a CDS encoding universal stress protein: MSRFIESILIPTDGSDGALAGAKRGIALASWTDATLHVLSVVESRISAADLDELERPPLEEKATEAVEEIAELAAKHDDDLVVTTSVREGTPFQSIREYANRREIDVIAMGTKGRTGLDRALLGSVTENVLRTARTPVLAVPPNAVETEIDDAPFARLLLPTDGSDGAAIATEWGIALAARLGSSVHTLYSIDTSPLVDTRERDELLAALEQRGEEAIDAVRERGEEADVSVSGSIVTDSPVVEITSYATDHDVDLIVMGTHGLTGIGQWFLGSVTENVVRQAEVPVFCVPVSAESP, encoded by the coding sequence ATGAGCCGGTTCATCGAATCGATACTGATACCGACCGACGGCAGCGACGGGGCGCTCGCGGGTGCGAAACGCGGGATCGCCCTCGCGTCGTGGACGGATGCGACCCTCCACGTCCTGTCGGTCGTCGAATCCCGAATCTCGGCGGCGGATCTCGACGAGTTAGAACGGCCACCGCTCGAGGAGAAGGCCACGGAAGCGGTCGAGGAAATCGCAGAGCTGGCCGCGAAGCACGACGACGACCTCGTCGTCACGACGAGTGTCAGGGAGGGCACCCCGTTCCAGTCGATCAGGGAGTACGCCAACCGGCGTGAGATCGACGTCATCGCGATGGGGACGAAAGGCCGCACGGGGCTCGACAGGGCCCTCCTCGGCAGCGTGACCGAGAACGTCCTCCGAACGGCACGGACACCCGTCCTCGCCGTCCCCCCGAACGCCGTCGAAACCGAGATCGACGACGCCCCCTTCGCCCGACTGCTCTTGCCCACGGACGGCAGCGACGGAGCGGCGATCGCGACCGAGTGGGGGATCGCACTGGCGGCCCGACTCGGGTCGTCGGTCCACACGCTCTACTCGATCGACACGAGTCCGTTGGTGGACACACGAGAGCGCGACGAACTCCTCGCGGCCCTCGAGCAAAGGGGCGAAGAAGCGATCGACGCAGTACGAGAGCGCGGCGAGGAGGCTGACGTGAGCGTCTCCGGATCGATCGTGACCGACTCCCCGGTGGTCGAGATCACCTCGTACGCGACCGACCACGACGTCGACCTGATCGTCATGGGAACCCACGGCCTGACGGGGATCGGACAGTGGTTCCTCGGGAGCGTCACCGAAAACGTCGTCCGTCAGGCGGAGGTGCCGGTGTTTTGCGTGCCCGTGAGCGCCGAGTCGCCGTGA
- a CDS encoding class I fructose-bisphosphate aldolase, producing MIPIDDSPIVRDGKSLILAMDHGLEHGPVDFEDVPEKLDPSTVFETATHDAVTAMAVQKGIAEGYYPSYEDDVNLLMKLNGTSNLWMGEPDSAVNCSIDYAVDVGADAVGFTVYGGSNHEIEMVEEFRDAHEQAREHGLPVVMWSYPRGQGLKNDTKPSTISYASRLALELGADIAKVKYPGSKDAMAHAVQCAGDMKVVMSGGSKTSDYEFLSQVEAVIDAGANGLAVGRNVWQREDPTRILDALELVIYEEETADAALEATE from the coding sequence ATGATTCCGATCGACGACTCTCCGATCGTTCGCGACGGCAAGTCACTGATTTTAGCGATGGACCACGGGCTCGAGCACGGCCCCGTCGACTTCGAAGACGTCCCGGAGAAACTCGATCCGTCGACTGTCTTCGAGACGGCGACCCACGACGCCGTGACTGCGATGGCAGTTCAAAAGGGGATCGCCGAGGGGTACTACCCGAGCTACGAGGACGACGTCAATCTGCTGATGAAGCTGAACGGGACGTCGAACCTCTGGATGGGCGAACCCGACTCGGCGGTCAACTGTTCGATCGATTACGCCGTCGACGTCGGTGCCGACGCCGTCGGCTTCACCGTTTACGGGGGATCGAACCACGAAATCGAGATGGTCGAAGAGTTCCGCGACGCACACGAACAGGCCCGCGAACACGGCCTCCCCGTCGTCATGTGGTCGTACCCGCGCGGGCAGGGACTGAAAAACGACACCAAGCCGAGCACCATCTCCTACGCCTCGCGACTGGCGCTCGAACTCGGTGCCGACATCGCGAAGGTCAAGTATCCCGGCAGCAAGGACGCCATGGCCCACGCGGTCCAGTGTGCGGGCGACATGAAAGTCGTCATGAGCGGCGGCTCCAAGACGTCCGACTACGAGTTCCTCTCCCAGGTGGAAGCCGTCATCGACGCCGGCGCGAACGGGCTCGCGGTCGGCCGCAACGTGTGGCAACGCGAAGATCCCACGCGAATCCTCGACGCGCTCGAACTCGTCATCTACGAGGAAGAAACCGCCGACGCGGCGCTCGAGGCGACCGAATAG
- a CDS encoding 3-hydroxyacyl-CoA dehydrogenase family protein, giving the protein MVRDQVDRIGVVGAGTMGSGIAQVAATHGYDVVMRDIETEFVENGFQTIDDSLQRLDNRDSLAEEPAAIRERIEGTTVLEDLADCDLVVEAALEELSVKREVFADLERVCDEDVLLATNTSTISITSIAGDLDRPERVIGLHFMNPVPIMEGVEIVVGEKTTDEATALAHDIAADLEKTTWESDDKPGFVTNRILMPWINEGIRAYDEGVATREDIDAGMELGTNVPMGPLTLADHIGLDVCLHASETLHEELGDRYKPAYLLKRKVEAGDLGKKTGVGFYEYE; this is encoded by the coding sequence ATGGTTCGCGATCAAGTCGACCGGATCGGGGTCGTCGGTGCAGGAACGATGGGAAGCGGCATCGCACAGGTCGCCGCAACCCACGGCTACGACGTCGTCATGCGCGACATCGAGACGGAGTTCGTCGAAAACGGCTTTCAGACCATCGACGACAGCCTCCAGCGACTCGACAACCGCGACTCGCTCGCGGAAGAGCCCGCGGCGATCCGCGAGCGGATCGAGGGCACGACGGTACTCGAGGATCTCGCGGATTGCGATCTCGTCGTCGAAGCGGCTCTCGAGGAACTGAGCGTCAAACGAGAGGTGTTCGCGGACTTAGAACGCGTGTGCGACGAGGACGTCCTGTTGGCGACGAACACGAGTACGATCTCGATTACGTCGATTGCGGGCGACCTCGACCGTCCCGAGCGCGTGATCGGCCTGCACTTCATGAATCCGGTGCCGATCATGGAGGGCGTCGAGATCGTCGTCGGCGAGAAAACAACCGACGAGGCGACCGCACTGGCCCACGACATCGCCGCGGACCTCGAGAAAACGACCTGGGAGTCCGACGACAAGCCAGGCTTCGTCACCAACCGGATCCTGATGCCCTGGATCAACGAGGGTATTCGGGCCTACGACGAGGGCGTCGCCACGAGGGAGGACATCGACGCCGGCATGGAACTCGGAACGAACGTCCCGATGGGGCCGCTGACCCTGGCCGATCACATCGGACTGGACGTCTGTCTCCACGCGTCCGAGACCCTCCACGAGGAACTGGGCGACCGCTACAAGCCCGCGTACCTCCTGAAGCGAAAGGTCGAAGCCGGCGACCTCGGGAAGAAGACCGGCGTCGGATTCTACGAATACGAGTGA
- a CDS encoding ADP-dependent glucokinase/phosphofructokinase — MQDVHAQLEADIATLEALPVFVAYNANVDAIVRVDEELESVLDRPDDPGADVPPSPLASKRELAAAIAHTMAAGRGDEIAMTDSFATAIESELPPDSQQMGGQAGIMTNLLTALETAPITYTYLISERQLSMFERPERVRYPTVADGQVSYVPLPEAVNTDRTKINWVFEFREGDELFGVTATEDTRFIAASRPPEFDLTAGELDEAISQVGEAVDGALLAGYHNLTPDHVKDGYEETHRHAREVIRRLRSGSDVDVHIEYAVTHDDDLRESMYEWILPEANVVGADTHELTMLHDDASLAAVADPPSEATPFEPAEILDHYRMLEAVREELGVDCVQLHAMEYHLAVMEPSRSSEAVRRGLEFAAVNAAAKAARGEISSPDDLETGLEYEPSAMGREAIELLADHVGETAEGGVLEAPTVAACPNRVVDEPAGTVGIGDIVSSSSFVLGLAVATDR, encoded by the coding sequence ATGCAGGACGTCCACGCCCAACTGGAGGCGGACATCGCCACGCTCGAGGCGCTGCCGGTGTTCGTCGCGTACAACGCGAACGTCGACGCGATCGTTCGGGTCGACGAGGAACTGGAATCCGTCCTCGATCGACCGGACGATCCCGGGGCGGACGTCCCTCCGAGTCCGCTGGCGTCGAAACGAGAGCTCGCGGCGGCGATTGCACACACGATGGCGGCCGGTCGGGGCGACGAGATCGCAATGACCGACTCGTTCGCGACGGCCATCGAGTCCGAACTCCCCCCGGACAGTCAGCAGATGGGCGGCCAGGCGGGGATCATGACGAACCTGCTCACGGCGCTGGAGACGGCGCCGATCACGTACACGTACCTGATTTCCGAGCGGCAGTTGTCGATGTTCGAACGCCCCGAGAGAGTTCGGTATCCGACCGTCGCGGACGGCCAGGTGAGCTACGTCCCACTGCCCGAGGCCGTCAACACGGACCGAACGAAGATCAACTGGGTGTTCGAATTCAGGGAGGGCGACGAACTCTTCGGTGTGACCGCGACGGAAGACACCCGCTTCATCGCCGCCTCGAGACCACCGGAGTTCGACCTGACTGCCGGCGAACTCGACGAGGCGATCTCCCAGGTCGGCGAGGCCGTCGACGGAGCCCTCCTCGCGGGGTATCACAACCTCACGCCCGACCACGTGAAAGACGGGTACGAGGAAACGCACCGCCACGCACGCGAGGTCATTCGCCGACTTCGGTCGGGGAGCGACGTCGACGTCCACATCGAGTACGCCGTCACCCACGACGACGACCTCAGGGAGAGCATGTACGAGTGGATCTTGCCGGAGGCGAACGTCGTGGGTGCCGATACGCACGAGCTGACGATGCTCCACGACGACGCGAGCCTGGCGGCCGTGGCGGACCCGCCGTCGGAGGCGACGCCGTTCGAACCGGCCGAGATACTCGATCACTACCGGATGCTCGAGGCGGTTCGCGAGGAACTCGGCGTCGACTGCGTTCAGTTACACGCCATGGAGTATCACCTCGCCGTGATGGAGCCGTCCCGCTCGTCGGAGGCCGTTCGACGGGGGCTCGAGTTCGCCGCCGTCAACGCTGCGGCCAAAGCGGCCCGCGGGGAGATCTCGTCGCCCGACGACCTCGAGACCGGGCTGGAGTACGAGCCCTCGGCGATGGGCCGCGAGGCGATCGAACTGTTGGCGGATCACGTAGGCGAGACGGCCGAGGGAGGGGTCCTCGAGGCCCCCACGGTCGCCGCCTGCCCCAATCGCGTCGTCGACGAACCGGCGGGCACGGTCGGCATCGGCGACATCGTCTCGTCGTCGAGTTTCGTCCTCGGACTCGCCGTGGCCACCGACCGGTAG
- the ppsA gene encoding pyruvate, water dikinase, which yields MSREAFVRWLEALSGDDTDAVGGKSANLGELADLDVPVLPGFTTTASAYDYYVEETGIHAAIESQLDGLAVDDVADLQRRGERIRRMISEASMPPQLESRILERYAELGDELGIDDPKVAVRSSATAEDLPEASFAGQQETFLNVAGETELIESIKHCFASLFTDRAIAYRENNDFDHFDVKLACAVQKMGRADLASSGVLFTLDPDTGFEEVVTIEAAYGFGEPIVQGVVDPDRYVVFKPTTGIVEKELGGKSQRMVRRNGGTKLESVPDEDREQFALSDDRITELATYAMRIEDHFETPQDVEWLVDGDLDELFVVQARPETVHGASEGNVLRTYSLEETDEPLLEGVAIGNAIASGTVRVLSDLREMDQVEAGDVLVTEMTDPDWVPVMKRASAIVTDKGGKTSHAAIVSRELGLPAIVRTREATETLADGDHVTVDCSADTGRVYEGELEYEIDEETVDDLPETDTDVNLILGDPGRAFALATTPVDGVGLAREEFIVTSHVGSHPLELLERGEEERFVDALRTGIAKIGAAFYPNEVVFRLSDFKTDEYRNLEGGWKYEPDEANPMLGWRGASRYYDEAFRDAFRLECEALRQVREEVGLDNVIVMVPFCRTPAEGERVLDLMDDYGLSHDEVDVYVMAELPANIVRADQFSELFDGFSIGSNDLTQLTLGVDRNSEKLAPLFDETDESVTRSITSLIEEAHRHDRPVGFCGDAPSTIPEYTEFLLEADIDSISVSPDVAVETILTVAEHEN from the coding sequence ATGTCACGAGAGGCGTTCGTCAGGTGGTTAGAGGCATTGAGCGGCGACGATACGGACGCCGTCGGCGGAAAGAGCGCGAACCTCGGCGAACTCGCGGACCTCGACGTCCCGGTCCTGCCCGGGTTCACGACGACCGCGTCGGCCTACGACTACTACGTCGAGGAGACCGGCATCCACGCGGCAATCGAATCGCAACTGGACGGACTGGCGGTCGACGACGTCGCGGACCTCCAGCGCCGCGGGGAGCGAATCAGGCGCATGATCTCGGAGGCGTCCATGCCGCCGCAACTCGAGTCGAGGATCCTCGAGCGGTACGCCGAACTGGGGGACGAACTCGGAATCGACGACCCGAAAGTTGCCGTCAGGAGCTCCGCGACGGCCGAGGACCTCCCCGAGGCGTCGTTCGCCGGCCAGCAAGAGACGTTTCTGAACGTCGCTGGCGAGACGGAGTTGATCGAGTCGATCAAACACTGCTTCGCGTCGCTGTTTACCGATCGTGCGATCGCCTACCGCGAGAATAACGACTTCGACCACTTCGACGTCAAACTGGCCTGTGCGGTCCAGAAGATGGGGCGGGCGGACCTGGCATCCTCGGGCGTCCTGTTCACGCTCGATCCGGACACCGGGTTCGAGGAGGTCGTCACGATCGAAGCCGCCTACGGGTTCGGCGAACCGATCGTCCAGGGTGTCGTCGACCCCGACCGGTACGTCGTTTTCAAACCCACCACCGGGATCGTCGAGAAGGAACTCGGCGGGAAGTCCCAGCGGATGGTCCGTCGAAACGGCGGAACCAAACTCGAGTCGGTGCCGGACGAGGACCGCGAGCAGTTCGCGCTCTCGGACGACCGGATCACGGAACTGGCGACGTACGCGATGCGGATCGAGGACCACTTCGAGACGCCACAGGACGTCGAGTGGCTCGTCGACGGCGACCTCGACGAGCTGTTCGTCGTCCAGGCCAGACCCGAGACGGTCCACGGGGCGTCCGAGGGGAACGTCCTCCGCACGTACAGTCTCGAGGAAACCGACGAGCCACTTCTCGAGGGCGTCGCGATCGGGAACGCGATCGCGAGCGGGACCGTTCGCGTCCTCTCCGACCTCCGGGAGATGGATCAGGTCGAGGCGGGCGACGTGCTCGTCACCGAGATGACCGATCCCGACTGGGTACCGGTCATGAAGCGGGCGAGCGCTATCGTCACCGACAAAGGCGGCAAAACGTCACACGCGGCGATCGTCTCGCGGGAACTGGGGCTCCCCGCGATCGTTCGCACGAGGGAGGCGACCGAAACGCTGGCCGACGGCGATCACGTGACGGTCGACTGCTCTGCCGACACCGGCCGCGTCTACGAGGGCGAACTCGAGTACGAGATCGACGAGGAGACCGTGGACGACCTTCCCGAGACCGACACCGACGTCAACCTGATCCTCGGCGATCCCGGTCGGGCGTTCGCGCTCGCGACCACCCCCGTCGACGGCGTCGGCCTGGCCCGCGAGGAGTTCATCGTCACCTCTCACGTCGGCTCCCACCCGCTCGAGTTGCTCGAGCGCGGCGAGGAAGAGCGGTTCGTCGACGCCCTCCGGACGGGAATCGCGAAGATCGGCGCCGCGTTCTACCCGAACGAGGTCGTCTTCCGGCTCAGCGACTTCAAGACCGACGAGTATCGCAATCTCGAGGGCGGCTGGAAGTACGAACCCGACGAGGCGAACCCGATGCTCGGCTGGCGTGGGGCCTCCCGGTACTACGACGAGGCGTTCCGGGACGCGTTCCGTCTCGAGTGCGAGGCGCTTCGCCAGGTTCGCGAGGAGGTGGGACTGGACAACGTGATCGTGATGGTCCCGTTCTGTCGGACGCCCGCGGAGGGCGAGCGCGTCCTCGACCTGATGGACGACTACGGTCTCTCGCACGACGAGGTGGACGTCTACGTGATGGCGGAACTGCCCGCGAACATCGTGCGCGCGGATCAGTTCTCGGAGCTGTTCGACGGTTTCTCCATCGGATCGAACGACCTCACACAGCTCACCCTCGGCGTGGATCGCAACTCGGAGAAACTCGCGCCGCTGTTCGACGAGACCGACGAGTCAGTGACGCGCTCGATAACGTCGTTGATCGAGGAGGCCCACCGGCACGACCGTCCGGTCGGATTCTGTGGCGACGCACCCTCGACGATTCCGGAGTACACCGAGTTCCTGCTCGAGGCCGATATCGATTCGATCTCGGTCTCGCCGGACGTCGCGGTGGAGACGATCCTCACGGTCGCGGAACACGAGAACTGA